The following DNA comes from Chryseobacterium gallinarum.
CAATAATTTTTCGACAAATTTTATAAAGTCTGCTTTTCTGGATCTTGGTTCCGGAGGCGCTTCCGCAATTTTACCCTCTTTATCAACAATAATTAGTCGCGGATAAGCAGAAATATTTAGATATTTCATCATTGGATGGTCCTTGCTTTGCCCTTCAGTATACAACTGTAAAGAATTGATACTGGAATACTTACCGATGCCTTCTAACCATAACCTTCTTTTATCAATTCCAATGGAAATAAATTGAACGTTCTTACCTTTCAATTCGTTTTCAGCCTGTTCTAAAGCAGGAACCATTAATTTACACCCCCCACATCCGTTATACCAGAAGTCTATCACTAAAACTTTTCCCTTAAAATCAGTCAACTTATGAATAGTTCCTGTGGAGTCCGGCAAAGCAAAATTATAAAAGGGTTTCCCTGCAGCAAATTTCTTTTCGGTATTTTCATAAAGTTTAACAACTCCATTGTAATTAGGATTATTAAAATCTGCATTGTCACAATAATATTGATATAGCTTTGTCGTCGTTGAATCAAAACCTCCCCTAATGCATGTCCACAAATGGTCTGATAAAAGATAATCCCTGATTTCAGGATATTTTTTAAGTCGCTTTACAAGAATTTCCGCATAACGAATCTTATGTTTTTTTTCGAAATCGTCAGCGCCGACAGTGACTGGATTTCTAAACTCCGATAAGATCAGATACGACCCTATGGTTCTTCCATATTTTACCACATCCTTTTTAAAGAAAACATCCATTCGATTCTTAGAAA
Coding sequences within:
- a CDS encoding TlpA family protein disulfide reductase codes for the protein MKNIIITLISLLYGICTFAQGNTKITINIPQVDTTQLRATIGILDPMLNLDSKYYRDTAVIKDGKCQFTFDIKHTSYIYLLINNKYVTMPGDYAVLVEPNDDLTFDVPSIKEVGFFGWGIGKVNVSGKGSEKLNLFKKAMGKCLEIYAKDPDYAKQSITYKYETTDKKLSVVDSMLSRDKTVPSNIKDLLKAQMYGTMMTMLFRSSKRSESDSLRSLFDKYIVSKNRMDVFFKKDVVKYGRTIGSYLILSEFRNPVTVGADDFEKKHKIRYAEILVKRLKKYPEIRDYLLSDHLWTCIRGGFDSTTTKLYQYYCDNADFNNPNYNGVVKLYENTEKKFAAGKPFYNFALPDSTGTIHKLTDFKGKVLVIDFWYNGCGGCKLMVPALEQAENELKGKNVQFISIGIDKRRLWLEGIGKYSSINSLQLYTEGQSKDHPMMKYLNISAYPRLIIVDKEGKIAEAPPEPRSRKADFIKFVEKLL